In one Brienomyrus brachyistius isolate T26 chromosome 12, BBRACH_0.4, whole genome shotgun sequence genomic region, the following are encoded:
- the LOC125704678 gene encoding large neutral amino acids transporter small subunit 3-like — MAPSPSVAFQRRLWMAGTAVVENLLFSAVLLGWGSLLIMLKNEGLYSHLCSVNETTAANATDEDVLWLSCVEQEEMLNLGFTIGSFLLSAATLPLGVLMDKFGPRPLRLLGSACFAVSCALIAITAYNPMDLSALIFLAVSFNGFGGICLTFTSLTLPVMFGSLSSTIMSLMIGSYASSAVTFPGVKLIYNAGVSFRVIMWVWSALACLVFLNCFLNWPAEAFYTPEEFRRKTETESTSVSQEEKESWDHLHKDVPPGDLALSEGNQEVDQLSKKLPEDNPNLQSTVPFRRSVCSPIFLWSLLTMGMTQLRIIFYMGAMNNMLQFLVTHGNPHPSEELAIEANEKVDSYASIFGALQLLCLLTCPLIGYIMDWKMKECVQGDKFLDNGRKRRDPKLQKLTNAIRAFTLTNLLLFIFGITCLIDNMAVQVITFILHTMVRGFIHSCCGGMYAAVYPSNHFGTLTGLQSMISAVFALLQQPLFIAMVGPLKGDPYWINMGLLLFSLAGFLLPGYLLYHHRHLQQKAKLEVEVAKETMTHEESNSTKNHSNGHLP; from the exons ATGGCGCCCTCCCCCTCCGTGGCCTTCCAGAGACGGCTGTGGATGGCGGGGACAGCCGTGGTGGAGAATCTGCTCTTCTCCGCCGTGCTGCTGGGCTGGGGCTCCCTGCTGATTATGCTGAAGAACGAGGGCTTGTATTCGCACTTGTGTTCAG TGAACGAGACGACGGCTGCAAACGCCACCGATGAGGATGTGCTGTGGCTCAGCTGTGTGGAGCAGGAGGAGATGCTCAACCTGGGCTTCACCATCGGCTCTTTCCTGCTCAGCGCAGCCACCCTTCCCCTAGGGGTCCTGATGGATAAGTTCGGGCCCCGTCCGCTGCGTCTACTAGGAAG TGCGTGCTTTGCTGTCTCCTGTGCCCTGATCGCCATCACGGCCTACAACCCCATGG ACCTCTCTGCTCTCATCTTTCTCGCTGTGTCCTTCAATGGCTTTGGAGGGATCTGCCTGACCTTCACATCCCTCACG ttgCCAGTAATGTTTGGTAGCTTGAGCTCCACCATCATGTCCCTCATGATTGGCTCCTACGCCTCCTCAGCAGTCACCTTCCCAGGAGTCAAG CTGATTTACAATGCCGGCGTGTCTTTCCGGGTGATCATGTGGGTGTGGTCAGCCCTGGCCTGCCTGGTTTTCCTGAACTGCTTCCTGAACTGGCCGGCGGAGGCCTTCTACACCCCCGAGGAGTTCAG GAGGAAGACTGAGACTGAGAGCACCAGTGTTTCTCAGGAAGAGAAGGAGAGCTGGGATCATCTCCACAAAGATGTTCCCCCAGGGGACCTGGCCCTAAGTGAGGGCAACCAGGAAGTTGATCAGCTCTCCAAGAAGCTTCCAGAGGACAACCCCAACCTACAAA GTACGGTGCCCTTTCGCAGGTCAGTGTGCTCGCCCATCTTCTTATGGAGCCTCCTTACCATGGGCATGACCCAGCTGAGGATCATCTTCTACATGGGCGCCATGAACAACATGCTGCAGTTCCTGGTCACCCACGGCAATCCGCACC CCTCTGAGGAACTGGCAATAGAAGCTAATGAAAAAG TGGACAGCTACGCCTCCATCTTCGGCGCCTTGCAACTGCTGTGCCTGCTGACATGCCCTCTCATTGGCTACATCATGGACTGGAAGATGAAGGAGTGCGTGCAAGGCGACAAATTCCTGGACAACGGGCGGAAAAG GAGAGACCCGAAGCTGCAGAAGCTCACCAATGCCATCAGAGCCTTTACCCTTACTAACCTGCTGCTGTTCATCTTTGGTATCACCTGCCTGATAGACAACATGGCTGTACAG GTCATCACGTTCATATTGCACACTATGGTCCGAGGGTTCATCCATTCTTGCTGCGGGGGCATGTACGCTGCAGT GTATCCCTCCAATCACTTCGGCACCCTGACGGGGCTGCAGTCAATGATCAGTGCAGTCTTCGCCCTACTGCAGCAGCCGCTCTTCATCGCAATGGTGGGACCACTCAAGGGAGACCCCTACTGG ATCAACATGGGACTCCTCCTTTTTTCATTGGCCGGGTTCTTGTTGCCCGGATACCTGCTCTATCACCATAGACACCTCCAACAGAAGGCAAAGCTAGAGGTGGAGGTGGCCAAAGAAACCATGACCCACGAAGAGAGCAACAGCACCAAAAACCATAGTAACGGGCATCTCCCTTAG
- the LOC125704669 gene encoding palmitoyltransferase ZDHHC5-A-like isoform X2 has product MPSVDKSGGAGGPSSSPKSSLPRQLRPSRYIPVAAATAFLVGATTLFFCFTCPWLSEQFSVAIPLYNGVVFLFVLANFCMATFMDPGIFPRAEEDEDKEDDFRAPLYKTVEIRGIQVRMKWCSTCRFYRPPRCSHCSVCDNCVEDFDHHCPWVNNCIGRRNYRYFFLFLLSLTAHIMAVFGFGLLFILYHTKQLDRVHSAVTMAVMCVAGLFFIPVAGLTGFHIVLVARGRTTNEQVTGKFRGGVNPFTNGCWRNISHVLCSSQAPRYMGRWRREQTVVVQPPFLRPKLALNNGVDGHSTRSKSSLDAMESQSADAEAPPPPKPELRYPGHPRGQMSMGNTEESSLLGDAPPTPTMYKYRPSYSSPGKNHTALTHSGKMNRGDSLQEPSSILQSSQQPSYRSEPSLDGRAGHRERGDRERGGGGSGGMSSVPSSAMSGYSLGGRSYPSFTDPMVLSGGASRSSSLRSTHTAHNALGTLHSEGTTSTSYKSLANQTPRNGSLSYDSLLTPSESPEFESAAPELSPPSAPPQMLGYSSPFLSAQQRESELHQASAALLSSPQKHYARASSPPSAEREHLLLDSHQPPQPSHHPRPPRFSRTPLLSDPPPPPISCRTRSLGSPDAPQAPASPSAPPVSPSHPPIGKSLSYTSAGIELQYRSRPPEGSAAACQEGPLPRGRKASGGVTGSGSGIQAPK; this is encoded by the exons atgcccagtgttgATAAAAGTGGGGGTGCCGGTGGACCCTCGTCATCTCCCAAGTCCTCCCTGCCCCGCCAGCTACGGCCGAGCCGCTACATCCCTGTGGCAGCAGCCACGGCCTTCCTGGTGGGGGCCACCACGCTCTTCTTCTGCTTCAC atGCCCCTGGCTTTCTGAGCAGTTCTCCGTGGCCATACCCTTGTACAATGGCGTGGTCTTCCTTTTTGTGCTCGCCAACTTCTGTATGGCCACCTTCATGGACCCCGGCATATTCCCCAGAG CGGAGGAAGACGAGGACAAGGAGGACGACTTTCGCGCCCCGCTCTACAAGACGGTGGAGATCCGTGGCATCCAGGTGCGGATGAAGTGGTGCTCCACCTGCCGCTTCTACCGGCCGCCCCGCTGCTCCCACTGCTCCGTGTGCGACAACTGTGTGGAG GACTTCGACCATCACTGCCCCTGGGTCAACAACTGTATCGGGAGACGGAACTACCGCTACTTCTTCCTGTTCCTGCTCTCCCTGACCGCCCACATCATGGCCGTCTTTGGCTTCGGCCTGCTCTTCATCCTGTACCACACGAAGCAGCTGGACCGCGTGCACTCCGCCGTCAC CATGGCTGTCATGTGTGTTGCTGGCCTCTTCTTCATCCCAGTAGCCGGCCTTACTGGCTTCCACATAGTACTGGTGGCCCGGGGCCGAACGACTAATGAGCAG GTGACGGGAAAGTTCAGGGGGGGCGTGAACCCCTTCACCAATGGCTGCTGGAGGAACATCTCGCACGTCCTCTGTAGCTCTCAGGCGCCCAG ATACATGGGCCGGTGGAGGAGGGAGCAAACTGTGGTGGTCCAGCCGCCATTCCTCAGGCCGAAGCTGGCGCTGAACAATGGCGTCGATGGCCACAGCACCCGG TCAAAGAGCAGTCTGGATGCAATGGAGAGCCAGTCGGCTGACGCCGAGGCTCCTCCCCCTCCTAAGCCTGAGCTTAGATACCCAGGTCACCCCAGGGGACAGATGTCCATGGGGAACACAGAGG AGAGCAGTCTCCTGGGCGACGCCCCTCCCACGCCCACCATGTACAAGTACAGGCCATCCTACAGCAGCCCGGGGAAGAACCACACCGCGCTCACACACTCCGGCAAG ATGAATCGAGGGGACAGTCTGCAGGAGCCCTCGTCTATCCTGCAGTCGAGCCAGCAGCCCAGCTACCGCTCGGAGCCCAGTCTGGACGGGAGGGCGGGGCACCGGGAACGGGGCGACAGGGAGAGGGGTGGCGGAGGCTCTGGGGGGATGAGCAGCGTTCCTAGCTCTGCCATGTCGGGCTACTCCTTGGGGGGGCGCTCCTACCCGTCTTTCACGGACCCCATGGTGCTGTCGGGCGGGGCGTCGCGCTCCTCCAGCCTGCGCTCCACCCACACAGCCCACAATGCACTGGGCACGCTGCACTCCGAGGGCACCACCTCCACGAGCTACAAAAGCCTGGCTAACCAGACGCCCCGCAACGGGAGCCTCTCATACGATAGCCTGCTGACCCCGTCCGAGAGCCCGGAGTTTGAGTCCGCGGCCCCGGAGCTGTCTCCGCCAAGCGCCCCCCCACAGATGCTGGGCTATAGCTCACCCTTCCTGTCGGCTCAGCAGCGCGAGTCCGAGCTACACCAGGCCTCTGCCGCCCTTCTCTCTTCCCCCCAGAAGCACTACGCTCGTGCCTCCAGCCCCCCCTCCGCCGAGAGGGAGCACTTACTGCTGGACTCCCACCAGCCACCACAGCCTTCgcaccacccccgccccccccgcttCTCCCGCACCCCGCTCCTGTCTGACCCGCCGCCGCCACCTATCTCCTGTCGCACTCGCTCCTTGGGATCCCCGGATGCTCCGCAGGCCCCCGCTTCTCCATCAGCCCCCCCTGTCAGCCCTTCACACCCCCCCATAGGCAAGTCGCTCTCCTACACTAGTGCCGGCATTGAGCTGCAGTACCGCTCGCGACCTCCGGAGGGCAGCGCTGCTGCGTGTCAGGAGGGGCCGCTCCCCAGGGGCAGGAAGGCCTCTGGGGGGGTCACCGGCAGCGGTAGTGGGATTCAGGCTCCAAAGTGA
- the LOC125704704 gene encoding thioredoxin-related transmembrane protein 2-B-like, translating to MALLTTFFAFLYHLPRVYQWLLKPYYVASLAMSVAFLVVRKTPGICEHLSSQREDGNSCDFDWREVEILMFLSAIVMMKNRRAITVEQHVGNLFLFSKVANVILFFRLDIRMGLLYLTLCIVFLMTCKPPLYMGPEYIKYFSDKTIDEELERDGRVTWIVEFFANWSPECQSFASIFADLSLKYNCAGLKFGKLDIGRYGEVSNKYKVSTSPLSKQLPTVVLFQGGKEVFRRPQIDKKGRAVAWSFTEENIIREFNLNELYQKSKKLSKGTGERSVEPEIPPVQEENEGEMEAQESKKDK from the exons ATGGCGCTACTTACAACGTTCTTCGCCTTTCTCTACCACTTGCCACGTGTTTACCAGTGGCTGCTGAAGCCGTATTATGTCGCCTCGCTTGCCATGTCTGTCGCTTTCCTTGTGGTTCGGAAAACGCCGGGCATCTGCGAACACCTGTCGTCGCAGCGAGAAGACGGGAACTCCTGTGACTTTGACTGG AGAGAGGTGGAGATCCTGATGTTTCTCAGCGCCATCGTCATGATGAAGAACAGGAGAGCCA tcACTGTGGAGCAACATGTGGGAAACCTCTTTCTTTTCAGCAAAGTGGCGAACGTCATCCTTTTCTTCAGGCTTGACATTCGCATGGGCCTTCTCTACCTGACACTGTGCATCG TTTTCCTGATGACATGCAAGCCACCCCTTTACATGGGCCCAGAGTACATCAAATACTTCAGTGACAAGACCATCGAC gaggagctggagaggGACGGTCGTGTGACATGGATCGTGGAGTTCTTCGCCAACTGGTCCCCCGAGTGCCAGTCCTTCGCCTCCATCTTTGCTGACCTCTCACTCAA GTATAACTGCGCTGGACTCAAATTTGGAAAGTTGGATATTGGCCGATATGGGGAAGTATCCAATAA GTACAAGGTGAGCACCTCTCCCCTCTCCAAGCAGCTCCCCACCGTGGTGCTCTTCCAGGGGGGTAAGGAGGTCTTCAGACGCCCTCAGATTGACAAAAAAGGAAGAGCAGTGGCTTGGAGCTTCACGGag GAGAATATAATCAGAGAGTTTAACCTCAACGAGCTCTACCAGAAATCCAAGAAGCTCTCTAAGGGGACGGGAGAGAGGTCTGTGGAGCCTGAGATTCCACCGGTGCAAGAAGAAAATGAGGGAGAGATGGAGGCCCAGGAGAGCAAGAAAGATAAATAG
- the LOC125704669 gene encoding palmitoyltransferase ZDHHC5-A-like isoform X1 → MPSVDKSGGAGGPSSSPKSSLPRQLRPSRYIPVAAATAFLVGATTLFFCFTCPWLSEQFSVAIPLYNGVVFLFVLANFCMATFMDPGIFPRAEEDEDKEDDFRAPLYKTVEIRGIQVRMKWCSTCRFYRPPRCSHCSVCDNCVEDFDHHCPWVNNCIGRRNYRYFFLFLLSLTAHIMAVFGFGLLFILYHTKQLDRVHSAVTMAVMCVAGLFFIPVAGLTGFHIVLVARGRTTNEQVTGKFRGGVNPFTNGCWRNISHVLCSSQAPRYMGRWRREQTVVVQPPFLRPKLALNNGVDGHSTRSKSSLDAMESQSADAEAPPPPKPELRYPGHPRGQMSMGNTEESSLLGDAPPTPTMYKYRPSYSSPGKNHTALTHSGKMNRGDSLQEPSSILQSSQQPSYRSEPSLDGRAGHRERGDRERGGGGSGGMSSVPSSAMSGYSLGGRSYPSFTDPMVLSGGASRSSSLRSTHTAHNALGTLHSEGTTSTSYKSLANQTPRNGSLSYDSLLTPSESPEFESAAPELSPPSAPPQMLGYSSPFLSAQQRESELHQASAALLSSPQKHYARASSPPSAEREHLLLDSHQPPQPSHHPRPPRFSRTPLLSDPPPPPISCRTRSLGSPDAPQAPASPSAPPVSPSHPPIGKSLSYTSAGIELQYRSRPPEGSAAACQEGPLPRGRKASGGVTGSGSGIQAPKDEIQMKSFSRSNGHPRSAHPHLPPPPHSVSSSARPGPANHSASPPLSPAHKQGGGVKKVTGVGGTTYEISV, encoded by the exons atgcccagtgttgATAAAAGTGGGGGTGCCGGTGGACCCTCGTCATCTCCCAAGTCCTCCCTGCCCCGCCAGCTACGGCCGAGCCGCTACATCCCTGTGGCAGCAGCCACGGCCTTCCTGGTGGGGGCCACCACGCTCTTCTTCTGCTTCAC atGCCCCTGGCTTTCTGAGCAGTTCTCCGTGGCCATACCCTTGTACAATGGCGTGGTCTTCCTTTTTGTGCTCGCCAACTTCTGTATGGCCACCTTCATGGACCCCGGCATATTCCCCAGAG CGGAGGAAGACGAGGACAAGGAGGACGACTTTCGCGCCCCGCTCTACAAGACGGTGGAGATCCGTGGCATCCAGGTGCGGATGAAGTGGTGCTCCACCTGCCGCTTCTACCGGCCGCCCCGCTGCTCCCACTGCTCCGTGTGCGACAACTGTGTGGAG GACTTCGACCATCACTGCCCCTGGGTCAACAACTGTATCGGGAGACGGAACTACCGCTACTTCTTCCTGTTCCTGCTCTCCCTGACCGCCCACATCATGGCCGTCTTTGGCTTCGGCCTGCTCTTCATCCTGTACCACACGAAGCAGCTGGACCGCGTGCACTCCGCCGTCAC CATGGCTGTCATGTGTGTTGCTGGCCTCTTCTTCATCCCAGTAGCCGGCCTTACTGGCTTCCACATAGTACTGGTGGCCCGGGGCCGAACGACTAATGAGCAG GTGACGGGAAAGTTCAGGGGGGGCGTGAACCCCTTCACCAATGGCTGCTGGAGGAACATCTCGCACGTCCTCTGTAGCTCTCAGGCGCCCAG ATACATGGGCCGGTGGAGGAGGGAGCAAACTGTGGTGGTCCAGCCGCCATTCCTCAGGCCGAAGCTGGCGCTGAACAATGGCGTCGATGGCCACAGCACCCGG TCAAAGAGCAGTCTGGATGCAATGGAGAGCCAGTCGGCTGACGCCGAGGCTCCTCCCCCTCCTAAGCCTGAGCTTAGATACCCAGGTCACCCCAGGGGACAGATGTCCATGGGGAACACAGAGG AGAGCAGTCTCCTGGGCGACGCCCCTCCCACGCCCACCATGTACAAGTACAGGCCATCCTACAGCAGCCCGGGGAAGAACCACACCGCGCTCACACACTCCGGCAAG ATGAATCGAGGGGACAGTCTGCAGGAGCCCTCGTCTATCCTGCAGTCGAGCCAGCAGCCCAGCTACCGCTCGGAGCCCAGTCTGGACGGGAGGGCGGGGCACCGGGAACGGGGCGACAGGGAGAGGGGTGGCGGAGGCTCTGGGGGGATGAGCAGCGTTCCTAGCTCTGCCATGTCGGGCTACTCCTTGGGGGGGCGCTCCTACCCGTCTTTCACGGACCCCATGGTGCTGTCGGGCGGGGCGTCGCGCTCCTCCAGCCTGCGCTCCACCCACACAGCCCACAATGCACTGGGCACGCTGCACTCCGAGGGCACCACCTCCACGAGCTACAAAAGCCTGGCTAACCAGACGCCCCGCAACGGGAGCCTCTCATACGATAGCCTGCTGACCCCGTCCGAGAGCCCGGAGTTTGAGTCCGCGGCCCCGGAGCTGTCTCCGCCAAGCGCCCCCCCACAGATGCTGGGCTATAGCTCACCCTTCCTGTCGGCTCAGCAGCGCGAGTCCGAGCTACACCAGGCCTCTGCCGCCCTTCTCTCTTCCCCCCAGAAGCACTACGCTCGTGCCTCCAGCCCCCCCTCCGCCGAGAGGGAGCACTTACTGCTGGACTCCCACCAGCCACCACAGCCTTCgcaccacccccgccccccccgcttCTCCCGCACCCCGCTCCTGTCTGACCCGCCGCCGCCACCTATCTCCTGTCGCACTCGCTCCTTGGGATCCCCGGATGCTCCGCAGGCCCCCGCTTCTCCATCAGCCCCCCCTGTCAGCCCTTCACACCCCCCCATAGGCAAGTCGCTCTCCTACACTAGTGCCGGCATTGAGCTGCAGTACCGCTCGCGACCTCCGGAGGGCAGCGCTGCTGCGTGTCAGGAGGGGCCGCTCCCCAGGGGCAGGAAGGCCTCTGGGGGGGTCACCGGCAGCGGTAGTGGGATTCAGGCTCCAAA GGACGAGATTCAGATGAAGTCTTTTAGTCGGTCAAATGGACACCCCAGATCTGCTCACCCTCATCTTCCACCTCCTCCTCATTCAGTCAGCTCCTCCGCCAGACCaggaccagccaatcacagtgcTTCTCCTCCACTTAGCCCCGCCCACAAACAGGGGGGAGGAGTGAAGAAGGTGACTGGCGTTGGCGGGACCACCTATGAGATTTCGGTATAA